One window of the Balaenoptera ricei isolate mBalRic1 chromosome X, mBalRic1.hap2, whole genome shotgun sequence genome contains the following:
- the LOC132357066 gene encoding uncharacterized protein LOC132357066, with the protein MHGGGKRGLARKHGGGDEQGLEQKHGGGEEQGLAGWSGCRRQGLAQIHGGGKRGLARKHGGGDEQDLAGWSGCRWQGLAQTHGGGKRGLARKHGGGDEQDLAGWSGGRWQHLAQMHGGGKQGLARKHGGGDEQGLEQKHGGGEEQGLAGWSGCRWQGLAQMHGGGKRGLARKHGGGDEQDLAGWSGCRWQGLAQMHGGGKRGLVPKHGGGDEQDLAGWSGCRWQGLAQMHGGGKRGLARKHGGGDEQDLARVSSSGVEQGLALMFGAGEQRPARRDGNQLRLVRVHGGGGEQGSAQLHGYD; encoded by the coding sequence ATGCACGGCGGCGGGAAGCGAGGCCTGGCGCGGAAGCATGGCGGCGGCGATGAGCAGGGCTTGGAGCAGAAGCACGGCGGCGGCGAAGAGCAGGGCCTGGCGGGCTGGAGTGGTTGTCGACggcagggcctggcccagatACACGGCGGCGGGAAGCGGGGCCTGGCGCGGAAGCATGGCGGCGGCGATGAGCAGGACCTGGCGGGCTGGAGTGGCTGTCGAtggcagggcctggcccagaCGCACGGCGGCGGGAAGCGGGGCCTGGCGCGGAAGCATGGCGGCGGCGATGAGCAGGACCTGGCGGGCTGGAGTGGTGGTCGATGGCAGCACCTGGCTCAGATGCACGGCGGCGGGAAGCAAGGCCTGGCGCGGAAGCACGGCGGCGGCGATGAGCAGGGCCTGGAGCAGAAGCACGGCGGCGGCGAAGAGCAGGGCCTGGCGGGCTGGAGTGGCTGTCGAtggcagggcctggcccagatGCACGGCGGCGGGAAGCGGGGCCTGGCGCGGAAGCATGGCGGCGGCGATGAGCAGGACCTGGCGGGCTGGAGTGGCTGTCGAtggcagggcctggcccagatGCACGGCGGCGGGAAGCGGGGCCTGGTGCCGAAGCATGGCGGCGGCGATGAGCAGGACCTGGCGGGCTGGAGTGGCTGTCGAtggcagggcctggcccagatGCACGGCGGCGGGAAGCGGGGCCTGGCGCGGAAGCATGGCGGCGGCGATGAGCAGGACCTGGCTCGGGTGTCCAGCAGCGGCGTCGAACAGGGCCTGGCGCTGATGTTTGGCGCTGGAGAGCAGCGCCCGGCCCGGAGAGATGGCAACCAGCTGCGCCTGGTTCGGGTGCACGGTGGTGGTGGCGAGCAGGGCTCTGCTCAGCTGCACGGCTACGATTAG